In the Permianibacter fluminis genome, GATATCGTCGACAACACCGGCAAGACCATTGTCGAAGCCGGTCGCCGTATTACCGCTCGTCATGTCGCCGCACTGCAAAAAACCGGTGTTACCCGTCTGGCCGTGCCGGATGAGTACCTGTTTGAGAAAGTGCTGGCCAAGTCGATCATCAACACCAAGACCGGCGAAGTCATCGCCGAATGCAACGCGATCATCACCAAGGAAATCCTAGGTAAAGTTCGTGCTGCCGGTGTGGTCGAGTTCCGCACGCTGTACACCAACGAACTGGATCAAGGTCCGTTCATTTCCGACACGCTGCGAATTGATTCGAGCAAGAGCCCGCTCGACGCGCTGGTCGAAATCTATCGCATGATGCGTCCGGGCGAGCCGCCAACCAAAGAAGCCGCGGAAACGCTGTTCAATGGTCTGTTCTTCAGTGAAGACCGTTACGATCTGTCGCGCGTTGGTCGGATGAAGTTCAACCGCCGCGTTGGTCGCGAAGAAGTGACTGGCTCTGGCGTCTTGACCAAGGATGACATCATCGCTGCCCTGCGCACGCTGATCGAAATCCGCAACGGTCGTGGCCAGGTCGATGACATCGATCACCTCGGCAACCGTCGTATCCGTTCGGTCGGTGAAATGGCCGAGAACCAGTTCCGGGTCGGTCTGGTCCGGGTTGAGCGCGCGGTCAAAGAGCGTTTGTCGCAAGCTGAAAGCGAAAACCTGATGCCGCAGGATCTGATCAACGCCAAGCCGGTCTCGGCAGCGGTGAAAGAGTTCTTCGGCAGCTCGCAGTTGTCGCAGTTCATGGATCAGGTCAACCCGCTGTCGGAAATCACCCACAAGCGCCGCGTTTCGGCCCTTGGACCTGGTGGTCTGACGCGCGAGCGCGCCGGCTTCGAAGTGCGTGACGTGCACCCGACCCACTACGGTCGCGTTTGCCCGATCGAAACACCGGAAGGCCCGAACATTGGTCTGATCAACTCGTTGTCGGTATTTGCCCGCACCAACGAGTACGGTTTCCTCGAGACGCCGTACCGTCGCGTGGTGGACGGCAAAGTCACGATGGATATCGACTATCTGTCGGCCTATGACGAAAGCCAGTTCATCATTGCCCAGGCCAACGCCGGCACCGACAAAGAAGGTCGCCTGAACGAAGATCTGGTTACCGTCCGCCATCAAGGCGAATTCACGCTGTCCACACCGGACAAGGTGAATTACATGGACGTGTCGCCGCAACAGATCATGTCGGTCGCGGCCGCGATGGTGCCGTTCCTTGAGCACGACGACGCCAACCGCGCCCTGATGGGTGCGAACATGCAACGTCAGGCTGTTCCGACTTTGCGTGCCGACAAGCCGCTGGTCGGCACCGGCATGGAGCGCGCTGTAGCCGTTGACTCCGGTGTTGCCATCATCGCCAAGCGCGGTGGCGTCATCGATTTTGCCGACGCCAGCCGTATCATCATTCGCGTCAACGATGCGGAAGTGAACGTCGGTGAAGCGGGTGTCGATATTTACTCGCTGACCAAATACCAACGTTCGAACCAGAACACCTGCATCAACCAGCGTCCGATTGTGAACGTCGGTGATGTGGTCGCGCGCGGTGATGTGCTGGCGGACGGTCCGTCCACCGATCTCGGTGAGCTCGCCCTTGGCCAGAACATGTTGGTCGCGTTCATGCCGTGGAACGGCTACAACTTCGAAGACTCGATCGTCGTGTCCGAGAACGTCGTTCAGGAAGATCGCTTCACCTCGATTCACATTCAGGAACTGTCCTGTATCGCCCGTGACACCAAGCTCGGACCTGAGGAAATTACCTCGGATATTCCGAACGTTGGCGAGCAGGCGCTGGGCAAGCTGGATGAAGCCGGTATCGTTTACATCGGTGCCGAAGTGCAGCCGGGCGACATCCTGGTCGGCAAGGTAACGCCGAAGGGCGAAACCCAGCTGACCCCGGAAGAGAAGCTGCTGCGGGCGATCTTCGGTGAAAAAGCCAGCGATGTGAAAGACACCTCGCTGCGCGTGCCAGCCGGTATGGCCGGTACCGTCATCGACGTACAAGTGTTCACCCGTGATGGCGTCGAAAAAGATTCGCGCGCCGCGGAAATCGAAAAGGCCCAGCTCGACAAGATCCGCAAGGACTTGCTGGACGAGCAGCGCATTCTCGAAGACAACGCTTTTGCCCGTGCCCGCAATCTGGTGCTCGGTCAAGTCGCGGAAAAAGGCCCGGGCAAGCTGAAGAAGGGCGTCGCTGTTGATGCCGAGTTCCTGGACTCGCTGCAACGCGGTGAAGTGCTGCAGATTCAGCTGCGCGATGAACAGAAACAACAACAGCTGGAAGCGCTGGCGAACTACGTCGAAGAACAGAAAGACGTGTTCCACAAGCGTTTCGAGAACAAGAAAGACAAGCTCAAGCAGGGTGATGATCTGGCCCCGGGCGTACTGAAAGTCGTCAAGGTGTACCTGGCCGTTAAACGCCGCGTGCAACCGGGTGACAAGATGGCCGGCCGGCACGGTAACAAGGGCGTGATCTCGACCATTGTGCCGGTGGAAGACATGCCGCACATGGCCGATGGTCGTCCGGTCGACATCGTGCTGAACCCGCTGGGCGTGCCGTCGCGTATGAACATCGGTCAGGTGTTGGAAACTCACTTGGGCTGGGCTGCGCGTGGCTTGGGTCGTCGCATCGAAGAAATGCTGGAAAAGGAACGTGCCAAAGCAGTGAAAGAACTGCGCGGCTTCCTGGAAAGCGTTTACAACGACGGAGCTGCCAACAAGGTCGACATCAAATCGCTCAGTGATGATGAAGTCATCAACCTCGGCAAAAACCTGAAAGGTGGCGTGCCGATCGCTTCGCCAGTGTTTGACGGTGCCAAAGAAGAAGAGATCTTCAAGCTGCTGAACATCGCTTACCCAAGCGGTGATGAGCGGACCGAGCGTCTCGGCTTCAACAGCTCCAAAACCCAGATGCGCCTGTACGACGGCCGCACCGGTGATGCCTTCGAGCGTCCGGTCACCGTTGGCTACATGTACATGCTGAAGCTGAACCACTTGGTCGACGACAAGATGCACGCGCGCTCGACCGGTTCGTACTCGCTTGTTACCCAGCAGCCGCTCGGTGGTAAAGCGCAGTTCGGTGGTCAGCGCTTCGGGGAAATGGAAGTCTGGGCGCTGGAAGCTTACGGCGCTGCGTACACGCTGCAGGAAATGCTCACGGTCAAGTCAGACGACGTCAACGGCCGTACCCGCATGTACAAGAACATCGTCGATGGCGACCACAAGATGGAAGCCGGCATGCCGGAATCCTTCAACGTGTTGCTGAAGGAAATCCGCTCGCTGGCCATCAACATCGAGCTGGAAGACTCAAACTGATAGGGCGAGTGTGGATGGCAGCGGCGCTGCCATCCACACCAGTGCAACTTAAGAAACGGGGAAGCCATGAAAGACCTGTTGAACCTGTTCAAGCAGCAGACCACGCTTAGCGAATTCGATCGCATCCGCATCGGTCTTGCCTCGCCCGACATGATCCGCTCCTGGTCGTTCGGCGAAGTCAAGAAGCCGGAAACCATCAACTACCGCACGTTCAAGCCGGAACGTGATGGCTTGTTCTGCGCCAAGATCTTTGGCCCGATCAAGGATTACGAGTGCTTGTGCGGCAAGTACAAGCGGCTGAAGCACCGCGGCGTCATCTGCGAGAAGTGCGGCGTCGAAGTCGCGCTGGCAAAAGTTCGCCGTGATCGCATGGGTCACATCGAACTGGCCTCGCCGGTTGCCCACATCTGGTTCCTGAAGTCGCTGCCAAGCCGTATCGGTTTGATCCTCGACATGACGCTGCGCGATATCGAGCGGGTGCTCTATTTCGAAGCGTTTGTCGTGATCGAGCCGGGCATGACCACGCTGGAGCGTGGCCAGCTGCTGGGCGAAGAGGAATACCTGAACGCGCTGGAAGAATTCGGTGACGAGTTCGATGCCAAGATGGGTGCCGAAGCGATTCGGGCGCTGCTCGAAGGTCTCGACCTGCCGAAAGAAGTCGAAACCATTCGCGAAGAAATTCCGCAAACCAGCTCGGAAACCAAGCTGAAGAAGCTGACCAAGCGGCTGAAGCTGCTGGAAGCCTTCCTTGAGTCGGGTAATTCGCCGAACTGGATGATCATGACCGTGCTGCCGGTGTTGCCGCCGGATCTGCGCCCGCTGGTGCCACTGGATGGCGGTCGCTTTGCGACCTCGGATCTGAACGATCTGTACCGCCGCGTGATCAACCGTAACAACCGTTTGAAGCGTCTGCTCGATCTGAACGCGCCGGACATCATCATCCGCAACGAAAAGCGGATGCTGCAAGAAGCGGTCGATGCGCTGCTCGACAACGGTCGTCGCGGTCGCGCGATCACCGGTTCGAACAAGCGCCCGCTGAAGTCGCTGGCCGACATGATCAAGGGCAAGCAAGGCCGGTTCCGGCAGAACTTGCTCGGCAAGCGCGTCGACTACTCGGGCCGTTCGGTCATCGTGGTCGGCCCGACGCTGCGTCTGCACCAATGCGGTCTGCCGAAGAAAATGGCGCTCGAACTGTTCAAGCCGTTCATTTTTGGCAAGCTGGAAACGCGTGGCCTCGCCACGACGATCAAAGCCGCCAAGAAAATGGTCGAGCGCGAAGAGCCGGTGGTCTGGGACATTCTCGAAGAAGTCATTCGCGAACACCCGGTCATGCTGAACCGCGCGCCGACGCTGCACCGTCTCGGTATCCAGGCGTTTGAGCCGGTGCTGGTGGAAGGCAAAGCGATTCAACTGCACCCGCTGGTTACGACCGCATTCAACGCCGACTTCGACGGTGACCAGATGGCGGTGCACGTACCGCTGACCTTGGAAGCCCAGCTCGAAGCGCGCGCACTGATGATGTCGACCAACAACATTCTGTCGCCGGCCAACGGTGAACCGATTGTGGTGCCGTCGCAGGACGTCGTGCTCGGTCTGTACTACATGACCCGTGACAAAGTGAATGGCATGGGCGAAGGCATGGTGTTTGCGGACACCGCTGAAGTTCATCGTGCCTTCCGTACCGGTCAGGTTGACCTGCATGCGCGCGTCAAAGTGCGGCTGTACGAAAAAGTGATTGATAAAGAAGGCAAGGTTACCGAGTCGACCAAGGTGCATGACACCACGGTTGGCCGCGCCATGCTGTGGGATGTGGTGCCGAAGGGCTTGCCGTTTGAGCTCATCAACACGCCGCTGACCAAGAAAGCGATTTCGAAACTGCTGAACACCTGCTATCGCGTGCTCGGTCTGAAAGCGACCGTCATTTTCGCCGATCAGGTGATGTACACCGGCTTTGCTTACGCAACGCGTTCGGGTACCTCGGTCGGTATCGATGACATGACCATTCCGGACGAGAAGAAGAAGATTCTTGCCGAGTCGGAAGCGGAAGTGAAAGAGATCGAGCAACAGTACGGTGCTGGTCTCGTTACCGCCGGTGAGCGTTACAACAAAGTCGTCGACATCTGGTCACGTGCCAACGAGCGGGTCTCGAAAGCGCTGATGGATAACCTGACCTTCGTTGATGTGATCAACGCCAAGGGCGAGAAAGAAAAGCAGAAGTCGTTCAACCCGATTTACATGATGGCCGATTCGGGCGCGCGCGGTAGCGCGGCGCAGATTCGTCAGCTGGCCGGTATGCGGGGCCTGATGGCCAAGCCGGACGGTTCGATTATCGAAACTCCGATCACGGCGAACTTCCGTGAAGGTCTGAACGTTCTGCAGTACTTTATTTCGACTCACGGTGCCCGTAAGGGTCTGGCCGACACCGCGCTGAAGACTGCGAACTCCGGTTACCTGACCCGTCGTCTGGTTGACGTCGCGCAGGATCTGGTGGTCACCGAAAGCGATTGCGGCACGGTCAACGGTCTGCACATGACGCCGCTGATTCAAGGTGGCGACGTGGTCGAGCCGCTGCGTGAGCGCGTGCTCGGTCGCGTACTGGCCGAGGCCGTTTATGTTCCGGGTACCGACAAGCTGTTGGCGGATGCTGGCACGCTGCTGAACGAGCGCTGGGTCGAGAAGCTGGAAGAAAGCAACATCGATCACGTGGTCGTGCGTTCGCCGATCACCTGCGAAACCCGTTTCGGTGTCTGCGCTGCCTGCTATGGTCGCGATCTGGCCCGTGGCCATATCGTCAACGCCGGCGAAGCGGTTGGTGTTATCGCCGCGCAGTCGATCGGTGAGCCGGGCACTCAGCTGACCATGCGTACCTTCCACATCGGTGGTGCGGCATCGCGTGCGTCGGCCGAAAACAAGGTGCAGGTCAAGAACAACGGTACGGTTCGTCTGGCCAACCCGAAATTGGTGCAGAAGAAAGACGGCACCTATGTCACCGTGTCGCGTTCGACCGAAATCACCGTGTTCGACGAACACAATCGCGAGAAAGAGCGGTACAAGGTTCCGTACGGTGCGGTGCTGTCGGTCAAAGACGGCAGCAAGATCAATCGTGGCGACATCGTCGCGAACTGGGATCCGCATACCCACCCGATCGTGACCGAAGTGGCCGGTAAGATTAAGTTTGTCGATTTGGTTGAAGGCGTGACCTTCACCCGCAAGACCGACGAACTGACCGGTCTGTCGAGCATTGAAGTGACCGATCCGAAACAGCGTGGCGCGAAAGAAATGCGTCCGGCGATTCGTCTGGTCGATGAGAAGGGCAAGGATCTGCAGCTGAAGGGCACCGATATCGTCGCCCAGTATTCGCTGCCGGCCGGCGCCATCATCAACCTTGAAGACGGCTCGGCCGTGGGCGAGGGCGATGCGATTGCCCGTATCCCGCAGGAAGGTTCGAAGACCCGTGACATCACCGGTGGTCTGCCGCGCGTCGCCGACTTGTTCGAAGCCCGGAAACCGAAAGAGCCGGCCATTCTGGCCGAAATCTCCGGTACCGTTTCGTTCGGGAAAGAAACCAAGGGCAAGCGCCGCCTGATCATTACGCCGCATGATGGTTCGCAGACGTATGAAGAGTTGATTCCGAAGTGGCGCAACATCGGCGTGTTCGAAGGCGAAAACGTTGAAATGGGTGACGTGATTTCCGAAGGTCCGGAAAATCCGCACGACATCCTGCGCCTGAAAGGCATTTCGCACCTGGCGAACTACATCGTCAACGAAGTGCAGGACGTTTACCGTCTGCAGGGCGTGAAGATCAACGACAAGCACATCGAAGTCATCGTGCGGCAGATGCTGCGCAAGGGCGTCGTGGCCGAGACCGGCGACAGCAAGCTGCTGAAAGGCGAGCAACTGGACGCGGTGCGGATTCTGGAAGAGAACGATCGTCTCATTGCCGCCGGCAAAGTCGTCGCGACTTTCGAGCGTCAGCTGCTCGGTATCACCAAGGCCTCGCTGCAAACCGAGTCGTTCATTTCGGCCGCGTCGTTCCAGGAAACCACCCGCGTCCTTACGGAAGCAGCGGTCAGTGGCAAGTTCGACGATCTGCGCGGTTTGAAAGAAAACGTCATCGTCGGTCGTCTGATCCCGGCCGGTACCGGTCTGGCGTACCACAAAGAACGTCGTCGTCGTCGTCTGGAAGGCAAGGTCATCGAGCCGACCGTCACCGCGACCGATGCCGAGAAAGAACTGCGCGATGCGCTCAGCTCCTCCGCGGAGTAAGCGCTTCGGTCAGCAGTTGATTGAAGTCGTTAGTACCAGAAAGGCCAGCACCCGCTGGCCTTTCTGTCTAACTGGTCAGTGGAAACCTTGGACTGGGAGCACGGGCTTTCTTGACGCCCCTTGCGCTCATCTCTACAATTCCGCACCCCTTTACAAGCCGGTTTTCCGGCCGAAGGGCTTTTGCTCTCATTTTTGGAGTTCAGTTTTCAATGGCGACCGTAAACCAGCTCGTGCGCAGTCCCCGCAAGGAGATCAAGCGCAAGACCCCGTCACCGGCCCTGCAGAACTGCCCGCAAAAACGCGGCGTCTGCACCCGTGTGTACACCACCACCCCGAAGAAGCCGAACTCGGCCCTTCGTAAAGTCTGCAAAGTGCGTCTGACCAACGGTTACGAAGTCATTTCGTACATCGGCGGTGAAGGCCACAACCTGCAAGAACACTCAGTCGTGCTGATTCGCGGCGGCCGGGTAAAGGACTTGCCAGGTGTGCGTTACCACACCGTTCGTGGTTCGCTCGACACTGCCGGTGTTAAAGACCGTAAGCAGAGCCGTTCGAAGTACGGTGCAAAGCGTCCGAAGAAATAAGCTGGCGGCGCTCTGCGTCACTGGTAGTAAGCATTGGACCGTTCCGGTCTGGTGCCGTAGCACTTCGGCACAAACGTGCCCGAAGCAAACCGTTTAGGTGCATTGATTGGGCGCAAGCCCGGATTGATGCGAGTAAGGCCGGCTTCGCCGGGCTGTCATCGTCACGATGTACGCTCGCCCATGCCGGACTCACCTGAAGATGAAGGAAGATAGCAATGCCGCGTCGTCGCGTAGTTGCTCAGCGGGAAATCCTGCCTGAGCCGAAATATGGTAGTCATGTGCTGGCCAAGTTTATGAACGTGGTCATGGAATCCGGTAAAAAATCGGTCGCCGAAAAGATTGTTTACGGAGCCATTGAACTCATTTCCAGCAAGAAGAACGTCGACGCTACTGGCGCGATGGGTATCTTCGAAAAGTCACTCGACAACGTCCGTCCGCTGGTGGAAGTGAAATCCCGCCGCGTCGGTGGTGCCACCTACCAGGTGCCAGTCGAAGTCCGCTCCAGCCGTCAGCAAGCGCTGGCCATGCGCTGGCTCGCTGATGCCGCCCGTAGCCGTGGTGAGAAGTCCATGGCCGAGCGTCTGGCTGCCGAAATTCTCGATGCCGTCGAGAACCGTGGCGCCGCGGTCAAGAAGCGTGAAGACGTGCACCGCATGGCGGAAGCCAACAAGGCGTTCTCGCACTACCGTTGGTAAGCGGGAGCTCGCCGGCAAGGCGAGTGCGTGGTGTTTGCCACGCCGGTTGGTAATCGCATTCGCTGACGCATTGGTCACTCTGGTGCGTCAGCGACAATCCAAATAGTTTGGAGCAAGCAATGGCTCGTACGACTCCTATCGAGCGCTACCGTAACATCGGTATCAGCGCTCACATTGACGCCGGTAAAACCACCACGACTGAACGCGTGCTGTTTTACACCGGTAAAAGCCACAAGATCGGTGAAGTGCACGATGGTGCCGCTACCACCGACTGGATGGTGCAAGAACAAGAACGGGGTATCACCATTACCTCGGCGGCGGTGACTGCCTTCTGGAAAGGCATGGGCAACAACTTTGCCGAACACCGCATCAACATCATCGACACCCCCGGGCACGTGGACTTCACCATTGAAGTCGAACGCTCGATGCGCGTACTCGACGGCGCCTGCATGGTTTACTGTGCGGTCGGCGGCGTTCAGCCGCAGTCGGAAACCGTGTGGCGTCAGGCCAACAAATACAAAGTGCCGCGTCTGGCCTTCGTCAACAAGATGGACCGTACCGGTGCCAACTTCTTGCGCGTGGTCGGCCAGATGAAAGAGCGTCTTGCCGCCAACGTCGTTGTGCTGCAATTGCCGATCGGCCAGGAAGAACACTTCAAGGGCGTGGTTGACCTCGTTTCGATGAAAGCTGTCTGGTGGGACGAAGAGTCGCAGGGCATGAAGTTCACCCTGAAAGACGTCCCGGCGGACATGCTGGACGAGTGCAAGAAGTGGCGCGAGCAGTTGGTCGAAAGCGCCGCCGAAGCCTCGGAAGAGCTGATGAACAAGTACCTGGAAGAAGGCGAGCTGAGCGAAGAAGAAATTCACGCCGGCATTCGCAAGCGTACTGTTGCCAGCGAAATCGTTCCGGCCCTGTGCGGTTCGGCGTTCAAGAACAAGGGCGTGCAAGCGATGCTGGACGCCGTGGTTCGCTACCTGCCGTCGCCGGTCGACATTCCGCCGGTCAAGGGCGAAGACGACCGTGGCAACATGGTTGAACGTCCGGCTACCGATGACGCGCCGTTCTCGGCGTTGGCATTCAAGATCGCCACCGACCCGTTCGTCGGTTCGCTAACCTTCATCCGGGTTTACTCGGGCGTGCTGGAAAGCGGCTCGGGCGTGTACAACACGGTCAAGGATCGCAAAGAGCGTATTGGTCGTCTGGTGCAGATGCACGCCAACCAGCGCGAAGAAATCAAAGAAGTGCGCGCTGGCGACATCGCCGCTTGCGTCGGTCTGAAAGACGTCACCACCGGTGACACCATTTGTGATCCGGATCATCCGGTCATTTTGGAACGGATGGAATTCCCGGAGCCGGTTATCGCCGTCGCCGTCGAGCCGAAGACCAAAGCCGACCAGGAAAAGATGGGTATCGCACTGGGCCGTCTGGCGCAGGAAGATCCGTCGTTCCGCGTGCACACTGACGAAGAGTCGGGCCAGACCATTATTTCGGGTATGGGTGAACTGCACCTCGAAATCATCGTCGACCGCATGAAGCGTGAATTCAAAGTCGAAGCCAATGTCGGCAAGCCGCAGGTCGCCTACCGCGAAACCATTCGCGCCAAGGTCGAGCAGGAAGGCAAGTTCGTACGTCAATCCGGCGGTCGTGGCCAGTACGGTCATTGCTGGTTGCGCATCGAGCCGAACGAAACCGGCAAGGGCTATGAGTTCATCAACGAAGTCGTTGGTGGTGTTGTGCCGAAGGAATACATTCCGGCGGTCGACAAGGGCGTTCAGGAACAGATCAAGAACGGTATCATCGCCGGCTTCCCGGTCGTTGACGTCAAAGTCACGATTTTCGACGGTTCGTACCATGACGTCGACTCGAACGAAATGGCGTTCAAGATCGCCGGCTCGATGGGCTTCAAGGAAGGTTGCTTGAAAGCCAAGCCGGTGCTGCTTGAGCCGATCATGAAAGTCGAAGTCGAAACCCCGGAAAACTACATGGGTGACGTCATTGGCGACTTGAACCGTCGTCGCGGTATCGTTCAGGGTATGGACGATCTGCCGGGTGCCATCAAGGCAATCAAGGCTCAGGTGCCGCTGTCCGAAATGTTCGGTTATGCGACTGACCTGCGTTCCGCGACCCAGGGTCGTGCGACTTACTCGATGGAGTTTGCGCACTATTCGGAAGCGCCGAATAACGTTGCTGAAGCCGTTGTTGCTGCTCGCAAAAAATAACCACTGGGGCGACCGGTCACTGCCGTGACCGGTCAACCAATACAAACGTCAAAACCTGAAAATAGAAGGCAGATCGCTATGTCGAAGGAAAAGTTTGAACGTACAAAGCCCCACGTGAACGTGGGCACCATCGGTCACGTTGACCATGGCAAGACCTCGCTGACGGCAGCGCTGACCATTGTCACCGCGCGCAAGTACGGCGGCGAAGTCAAGAACTACGCGGACATCGACGCGGCGCCGGAAGAGCGCGCGCGCGGTATCACCATCAACACCGCTCACGTCGAATACGAATCGGCCAACCGCCACTACGCGCACGTTGACTGCCCGGGCCACGCTGACTACGTCAAAAACATGATCACCGGTGCCGCCCAGATGGACGGCGCGGTGCTGGTCGTGTCGGCTGCTGACGGTCCGATGCCGCAAACCCGCGAACACATCCTGCTGTCGCGCCAAGTCGGCGTGCCGTACATCGTCGTGTTCCTGAACAAGTGCGACATGGTCGACGACGCCGAGCTGCTCGAGCTGGTCGAAATGGAAGTGCGCGAACTGCTGAGCGCCTATGACTTCCCGGGCGACGACACCCCGATCATCCGCGGTTCAGCCAAGCTCGCCATCGAAGGCGACCAAGGCGAATTCGGCGAACAAGCGATCATGAAGCTGCTGGAAGCGCTGGACACCTACATCCCGCAACCGGAGCGCGCGATTGACAAGCCGTTCCTGCTGCCGGTCGAAGACGTGTTCTCGATCTCGGGTCGCGGCACCGTGGTGACCGGTCGTGTTGAGCGCGGCATCGTCAAAGTCGGCGAAGAAATCGAAATCGTCGGCCTGAAAGACACCGTCAAGACCACCGTCACCGGCGTCGAAATGTTCCGCAAGCTGCTCGACGAAGGTCGTGCGGGCGACAACGTTGGCGTGCTGCTGCGCGGCACCAAGCGTGAAGACGTCGAGCGTGGTCAAGTGCTGGCCAAGCCGGGCTCGATCAAGCCGCACACCAAGTTCGAATCGGAAGTGTACGTGTTGTCGAAAGAAGAAGGCGGTCGTCACACCCCGTTCTTCAAAGGCTACCGTCCGCAGTTCTACTTCCGTACGACCGACGTGACGGGCGCCATCGAACTGCCGGAAGGCGTCGAGATGGTGATGCCGGGCGACAACATCAAGATGGTGGTGACCCTGATCGCCCCGATCGCGATGGACGACGGTCTGCGTTTCGCGATTCGCGAAGGCGGCCGTACCGTTGGCGCCGGCGTTGTTGCCAAGATCATTGCCTAATCAGTAAAACGTCAGTACCGGGTCTGGCTCAGGCCCGGCCCGGTACTGACGAAATCCGGTTCGCCGCGCAAGTTTTGCGTGACAAGCCGGCAAAGCGCCGTTATTATCCCGCGGCCTTTGAGAAGTGCTCTTTAGGTAGTTCCCCCGGACAGGCCTGTTCTTGCCTCGGCAAGCAGTGCGACTGACCGGAGTTGGTGACGGTTGACCAGTATCTTGGCATCGCCGTCCCTGACAACGGGCTCAATTGGAGTCCGACTGAACTTAAGGAATACCGCCCCCCGGACGAAGCGGAAGGGAGTGCGGTGTTCTTCTTTTTTCGCTCTTTATATTGGAGTGCCATCGCGATGGCAAAGCAACGTATCCGTATTCGTCTGAAGGCTTTCGATCACCGTTTGATCGACCAGTCGACGATGGAAATTGTGAACACGGCCAAGCGGACCGGCGCGCAAGTGCGCGGCCCGATCCCGCTGCCGACCAAGCAAGAACGTTACACCATCCTGACCTCGCCACACGCGAACAAGGATGCCCGTGACCAGTACGAAATTCGCACGCACAAGCGTCTGGTAGACATCATCGAGCCGACCGACAAAACGGTTGACGCGCTGATGAAGCTGGACCTGGCCGCTGGCGTGGACGTTCAGATCAGCCTTAGCTGATCTGAGTCCCGCGAATCATCCTTGTAGAGGAATACGTCATGGCAATCGGACTAGTGGGTCGCAAAGTCGGTATGACCCGCGTCTTCAATGACGACGGTGTGTCGGTTCCGGTGACCGTCATCGAGGTCGAGCCGAACCGCATTACCCAAGTCAAAGCCGTCGAAACTGATGGTTATGTCGCTGTCCAGGTTACGACCGGCAGCAAAAAGGCAAGCCGCCTGAACAAGCCGGAAGCCGGCCACTTTGCCAAGAGCGGCGTTGCCGCTGGCCGTGGTCTGTGGGAATTCCGTGCTGCTGCTGACCACGGTTTGGCCGTGGGCGGTGAGCTGAAGGTGGACCTGTTCCAGGTTGACCAAATGGTCGACGTCACTGGCGTGACCAAGGGCCGTGGTTTCTCCGGCACCATCCGCCGCTGGAACTTCCGTGGTCAGGACAATACGCACGGTAACTCGGTTTCGCACCGGGTGCCGGGCTCGATCGGCCAACGCCAGACCCCGGGTCGCGTGTTCAAAGGCATGAAAATGTACGGTCACTACGGCGTCGAACAGGTCACTGTCGAATGCCTGAAAGTCGTGCGTGTCGATGCTGAACGCAACCTGCTGCTGGTCAAGGGCGCAGTCCCGGGTTTCGACGGCGCTGACGTAATCGTCAAGCCGGCGGCCAAGGCCTGAGCGTAGGAGCGTAACGATGCAATTGACTCTGACAGGCGGCAACGGCGGCACGATCAACGTGTCGGAAGTTGCGTTCGGCCGTGAATTCAACGAAGCGCTGGTGCACCAGGTTGTGACTGCCTATTTGGCAGGCGGCCGTGCTGGCACCGTGCAACAAAAGACCCGCGCCGAAGTTTCC is a window encoding:
- the rpoC gene encoding DNA-directed RNA polymerase subunit beta', with amino-acid sequence MKDLLNLFKQQTTLSEFDRIRIGLASPDMIRSWSFGEVKKPETINYRTFKPERDGLFCAKIFGPIKDYECLCGKYKRLKHRGVICEKCGVEVALAKVRRDRMGHIELASPVAHIWFLKSLPSRIGLILDMTLRDIERVLYFEAFVVIEPGMTTLERGQLLGEEEYLNALEEFGDEFDAKMGAEAIRALLEGLDLPKEVETIREEIPQTSSETKLKKLTKRLKLLEAFLESGNSPNWMIMTVLPVLPPDLRPLVPLDGGRFATSDLNDLYRRVINRNNRLKRLLDLNAPDIIIRNEKRMLQEAVDALLDNGRRGRAITGSNKRPLKSLADMIKGKQGRFRQNLLGKRVDYSGRSVIVVGPTLRLHQCGLPKKMALELFKPFIFGKLETRGLATTIKAAKKMVEREEPVVWDILEEVIREHPVMLNRAPTLHRLGIQAFEPVLVEGKAIQLHPLVTTAFNADFDGDQMAVHVPLTLEAQLEARALMMSTNNILSPANGEPIVVPSQDVVLGLYYMTRDKVNGMGEGMVFADTAEVHRAFRTGQVDLHARVKVRLYEKVIDKEGKVTESTKVHDTTVGRAMLWDVVPKGLPFELINTPLTKKAISKLLNTCYRVLGLKATVIFADQVMYTGFAYATRSGTSVGIDDMTIPDEKKKILAESEAEVKEIEQQYGAGLVTAGERYNKVVDIWSRANERVSKALMDNLTFVDVINAKGEKEKQKSFNPIYMMADSGARGSAAQIRQLAGMRGLMAKPDGSIIETPITANFREGLNVLQYFISTHGARKGLADTALKTANSGYLTRRLVDVAQDLVVTESDCGTVNGLHMTPLIQGGDVVEPLRERVLGRVLAEAVYVPGTDKLLADAGTLLNERWVEKLEESNIDHVVVRSPITCETRFGVCAACYGRDLARGHIVNAGEAVGVIAAQSIGEPGTQLTMRTFHIGGAASRASAENKVQVKNNGTVRLANPKLVQKKDGTYVTVSRSTEITVFDEHNREKERYKVPYGAVLSVKDGSKINRGDIVANWDPHTHPIVTEVAGKIKFVDLVEGVTFTRKTDELTGLSSIEVTDPKQRGAKEMRPAIRLVDEKGKDLQLKGTDIVAQYSLPAGAIINLEDGSAVGEGDAIARIPQEGSKTRDITGGLPRVADLFEARKPKEPAILAEISGTVSFGKETKGKRRLIITPHDGSQTYEELIPKWRNIGVFEGENVEMGDVISEGPENPHDILRLKGISHLANYIVNEVQDVYRLQGVKINDKHIEVIVRQMLRKGVVAETGDSKLLKGEQLDAVRILEENDRLIAAGKVVATFERQLLGITKASLQTESFISAASFQETTRVLTEAAVSGKFDDLRGLKENVIVGRLIPAGTGLAYHKERRRRRLEGKVIEPTVTATDAEKELRDALSSSAE
- the rpsG gene encoding 30S ribosomal protein S7, producing MPRRRVVAQREILPEPKYGSHVLAKFMNVVMESGKKSVAEKIVYGAIELISSKKNVDATGAMGIFEKSLDNVRPLVEVKSRRVGGATYQVPVEVRSSRQQALAMRWLADAARSRGEKSMAERLAAEILDAVENRGAAVKKREDVHRMAEANKAFSHYRW
- the rpsL gene encoding 30S ribosomal protein S12; the encoded protein is MATVNQLVRSPRKEIKRKTPSPALQNCPQKRGVCTRVYTTTPKKPNSALRKVCKVRLTNGYEVISYIGGEGHNLQEHSVVLIRGGRVKDLPGVRYHTVRGSLDTAGVKDRKQSRSKYGAKRPKK